The stretch of DNA ATTCCCAACCAGGCATTGATAGTTCTTTCCGCTGCCGCCCGATTGCGCTCCTTCGCCAATTCGTTAGTTGGATTCAGTGGTTTTTGAGGCATCGGATTGGCCATCGCGCTCATTCTCCTGGCTGGTCAGAAATCACATTTCTAGTTGTCCTGAGAATAGCCCAAATTTTCCCTGACTCAAAAATTCAGCGTTCAAAATTCAAAATTCAAAGTCTCCCACCACCCCCATTCCCCCCCTAGGGCGGACACACGGGTCCGCCCCTACGTCCCCACCACCCCACCACCCCATCACCCCATGACCCAGCCCAACCCCGCCACCGAACTCGCCAAAGAACGCAACCGCGCTGCCGCAGAACGCACCCTGATGGCCTGGATTCGCACCTCCCTGGCCCTGATTGGCTTTGGCTTTGGGATTGAGCGGATTGTCGCCGCGATCTACGCAGCCCTGGGCGATGTCGTCAACCCGCTGCGGCTGTCGCGCATTTTGGGCCTCTCCTTCGTGGCTTTGGGCACCTTTGCCATGCTGTTCGCCGCCCTCGACCACCAGCGCCAGCTCAAACGCATCCAGCGCAACGACTTAATCTACCAATCCCGCCAGTCCCCTTCCCTGGTGGTGGCTTACGTGCTCACCGGGTTGGGGGCGATCGCCTTCCTCGGCATACTGATCAGCCCGCTGATTACTTAGTGAGGGGGGGGATGGGTGTATGAGTGGATGAGTGGATGAGTGGATGAGTGGATGAGTGGATGAGTGGATGAGTGGATGCCACCCAGAGACAGCCCGAAACACCCCTCACTCTTCACCCTTCACCTATCACTCTTCACCCTTCACCTATCACTCTTCACCCTTCACCTCTTCACTCCTTCACCTCTTCACCCCCTACCCATCCACCCCCTTGCCCACCCACCCATCCACCCCCTACCCATCCACCCCCTACCCATCCACCCCCTACCCATCCACCCCCTACCCATCCACCCCCTACCCATCCACCCCCTACCCATCCACCCCCATGCTCCCCACCGAACCCCCGACCCCTCTACCGAGTAACAATGAGCTGGCCATGCAGCGGACCGTCATGGCCGAAAAACGAACAGAACTGGCCGAAAACCGGACAACCATGGCGGAACAGCGCACCGACCTGGCCGAAAAGCGGACGGGCCTTTCCATGGAGCGCACCGACCTGGCTGAGCTACGGACCGAACTGGCTAAGGAACGCACCCGCGCCGCCGAGGAACGCACCCTGATGGCCTGGATTCGTACCGCCCTGTCGATGATTAGCTTCGGCTTTGGCATCGATCGCCTGTTCAGCTACCTCGATCGCACCGAGACCGCCCTCAGCATCAACCGTCTGACCGAGGAGCGGGTGCTGGGGCTGAGCCTGATGACCCTGGGGCTGGTGACGCTGGTGATGGCGATTGTCAACCACTGGACAACGCTGAAAACTATTGAATCCGACGATTACAAGTATGGCCCCACCTGGTCGCAGGGCTTGGTGGTGGCTACGGTGTTGTTGTTTTTAGGGCTGGCGGCCTTCATTCCCCTGGTGGTGGGGGGCGTGCAAATGGCGGAGGTGTTCACCCTCAACAGTCGGGTGATTACCACCCTGGCGGCCCTGATCGTGTTTATTTTGATGCTCAGCCTGGGGGCGCAAACCTCGCCTAGCAGCTTTGCCACCCTGTGGCGGCAGCCCAGCCTATTGGGGCGATCGCTGCTGGCCACCCTGGTGCTGTTCCCCGTGGGGGCGGCAGTAATTGGCTATCTGGTGCTCAGTGGCGGGCATCCGGGGGTAGGGCGGGTGGCCTTGGGGTTGGCGGTATTGGCGGCGGCTCCGGGGGCACCGCTGCTGTCTCGGCGGGCCTCCATGGCGGGCAGCAATCCAGAGGTGGCCATTAGCCTACAAGTGACCCTGGCCATACTGGCGATTGTCACCACACCGCTAACGCTGTGGGTGCTGACCCAACTGTTTGCCCCCATTGACGCCAGTGCCGACTATGGGGCCATTGCCAAGCAGGTCCTCCTCGCCCAAGTTTTACCCCTAGGGCTGGGGCTAGCCCTTCGCCAATTCAGCGGCGAGCAAGCGGAAAACGTCGGCCAACTGCTGTCTACCATTGCCAGCACTCTGT from Leptolyngbya sp. KIOST-1 encodes:
- a CDS encoding YidH family protein, which produces MTQPNPATELAKERNRAAAERTLMAWIRTSLALIGFGFGIERIVAAIYAALGDVVNPLRLSRILGLSFVALGTFAMLFAALDHQRQLKRIQRNDLIYQSRQSPSLVVAYVLTGLGAIAFLGILISPLIT
- a CDS encoding DUF202 domain-containing protein, giving the protein MPTHPSTPYPSTPYPSTPYPSTPYPSTPYPSTPYPSTPMLPTEPPTPLPSNNELAMQRTVMAEKRTELAENRTTMAEQRTDLAEKRTGLSMERTDLAELRTELAKERTRAAEERTLMAWIRTALSMISFGFGIDRLFSYLDRTETALSINRLTEERVLGLSLMTLGLVTLVMAIVNHWTTLKTIESDDYKYGPTWSQGLVVATVLLFLGLAAFIPLVVGGVQMAEVFTLNSRVITTLAALIVFILMLSLGAQTSPSSFATLWRQPSLLGRSLLATLVLFPVGAAVIGYLVLSGGHPGVGRVALGLAVLAAAPGAPLLSRRASMAGSNPEVAISLQVTLAILAIVTTPLTLWVLTQLFAPIDASADYGAIAKQVLLAQVLPLGLGLALRQFSGEQAENVGQLLSTIASTLFAVLLVFALGISIVVLPTIAWRGLVAIPLIVIFGLACGHFLGGPEISVRSAIATGTIARNAGLALFLLAANGAGNAIPTVIAYVVIGAVTAFPYNVWAKRQRQTAENPA